One genomic segment of Paenibacillus sp. FSL H8-0332 includes these proteins:
- a CDS encoding sugar ABC transporter permease — translation MNHTVKRKIGAKTWNEWSWGWFLIAPTMIGLIVLNFIPIVQTAYLSFFKSGDFGRGNIYIGWENYRKLIQDPQVWHAVGNTLLYALLVVPASIAIAMLVAVLLNGKLAGRSLYRTIYFIPMVAAPAAVTMVWRWMYNQHYGLINYGLSKLGLPAVNWTTDPRVAILSIAVIGIWSVIGYNMVLLLAGLQEIPKDFYEASDIDGASRVRQFFVITLPLVTPTLFFVVVTTIIQAMQVFDVIYMMIDVSNPAYDHTVSLVYLFYNNSFKYSNKGYGSAVVMVLLALIMIITFFQMRAQKKWVNYM, via the coding sequence ATGAATCATACCGTCAAGAGAAAAATTGGAGCCAAAACCTGGAATGAATGGTCCTGGGGCTGGTTCCTGATCGCGCCAACGATGATCGGCCTTATCGTCCTCAACTTCATTCCAATAGTGCAGACCGCTTACCTTAGCTTCTTCAAGAGCGGAGATTTCGGCAGAGGCAATATCTACATCGGATGGGAGAACTACCGCAAGCTGATTCAGGACCCCCAGGTATGGCACGCTGTCGGCAATACCCTGCTCTATGCCTTGCTGGTCGTGCCTGCCAGCATTGCCATCGCCATGCTGGTGGCCGTCCTGTTGAACGGTAAGCTCGCGGGCCGCTCGCTGTACCGCACGATCTATTTCATCCCAATGGTCGCCGCTCCTGCGGCAGTTACCATGGTCTGGCGCTGGATGTATAACCAGCACTACGGCCTAATTAATTACGGGCTATCCAAGCTGGGCCTTCCGGCCGTCAACTGGACGACGGACCCGAGGGTAGCGATCTTATCCATCGCGGTGATCGGAATCTGGAGTGTCATCGGCTATAATATGGTGCTGCTGCTCGCCGGTCTGCAGGAGATTCCGAAGGACTTCTATGAAGCCTCGGATATCGACGGGGCCAGCCGGGTACGCCAATTTTTCGTGATCACCCTGCCGCTTGTAACGCCAACCCTGTTCTTTGTTGTGGTGACCACGATTATCCAGGCCATGCAAGTGTTCGATGTCATCTATATGATGATCGATGTGAGTAACCCGGCCTATGACCATACAGTATCGCTTGTGTATCTCTTCTATAATAACTCGTTCAAGTACTCGAATAAGGGCTATGGCTCAGCAGTTGTAATGGTATTGCTCGCGCTGATCATGATCATCACCTTCTTCCAGATGCGGGCGCAAAAAAAATGGGTCAACTACATGTAG
- a CDS encoding extracellular solute-binding protein: MKKWRPGIGGSIVLLLFTIGGCDTRSSTDASLLSGGGGAADTREPLTLRYSSYLLDTAQAGKVYFDAIAEFERLHPGIQIEADFIQNNNYTAGIKIRLLGGEPMDVFDTWSPSLFEEFRALRSDMYLDLTGADFLKEFYPNSLLPVTVGGRVYGAPEVMHSDGLLYNKTLFDSLGLEVPRTWDEFLALCVKLKQEGLIPVAMDAEWSTAQFFWGSIMSDNGADAAWTKKLESGEIRTYDPVFVDAIQKHREIIDRGFVPPNWKSLKHEQAKDLVGTGQTAMIITGTWDIPSIKERNPAQDIRFMMVPGSVRTVPNINVGTYRVISSRTEHPEEAKQFVAFMNGRATQEKLAAGALAVPSVISAPTDRSDSVSSIAAAVTREDATLYWPHTVSTESLQVKILEGVNQYLAGQPLETALANIQQAIDEAAAKRRKSE, from the coding sequence ATGAAGAAGTGGAGACCTGGTATCGGGGGCAGCATTGTTCTGCTGCTGTTCACGATTGGCGGCTGTGATACCCGGAGCAGTACAGACGCTTCCCTGCTGTCCGGCGGAGGAGGAGCGGCAGACACCCGCGAACCTCTCACCCTCCGCTATTCCAGCTATCTGCTGGATACGGCCCAGGCGGGCAAGGTGTATTTCGATGCGATTGCCGAATTCGAACGGCTGCATCCCGGTATTCAGATTGAGGCCGACTTTATCCAGAACAATAATTACACGGCAGGAATCAAGATTAGGCTGCTGGGCGGCGAGCCGATGGATGTATTCGATACGTGGTCGCCCAGCCTGTTCGAGGAATTCCGCGCTCTGCGGAGCGATATGTACCTGGACCTGACCGGAGCCGATTTCCTCAAGGAATTCTACCCCAATTCCCTGCTGCCGGTTACGGTTGGCGGCCGCGTGTATGGCGCTCCCGAGGTGATGCACAGTGACGGGCTGCTCTACAACAAAACCTTGTTCGACTCTCTAGGGCTGGAGGTTCCGCGCACCTGGGACGAGTTCCTTGCGCTCTGCGTGAAGCTGAAGCAGGAGGGGCTTATTCCGGTGGCAATGGATGCGGAGTGGTCCACGGCCCAGTTCTTCTGGGGGTCCATCATGTCGGATAACGGGGCGGATGCCGCCTGGACGAAGAAGCTGGAGAGCGGGGAGATCCGAACCTATGATCCGGTGTTCGTGGATGCCATCCAGAAGCACCGGGAGATTATCGACCGGGGGTTCGTGCCGCCGAACTGGAAGAGCCTGAAGCATGAGCAGGCCAAGGATTTGGTCGGCACAGGCCAGACGGCCATGATTATTACCGGAACCTGGGACATCCCCAGCATCAAGGAGCGGAATCCGGCTCAGGATATCCGCTTCATGATGGTGCCGGGCAGTGTGCGGACGGTGCCGAATATCAATGTCGGCACGTACCGGGTGATCAGCTCGCGGACGGAGCATCCCGAAGAGGCCAAGCAGTTCGTGGCGTTCATGAACGGCAGGGCTACGCAGGAGAAGCTGGCCGCAGGCGCTTTGGCAGTGCCTTCGGTCATCTCGGCCCCGACGGACCGGAGTGATTCGGTCTCGTCCATTGCCGCTGCGGTAACGCGTGAGGACGCCACGCTCTATTGGCCGCATACGGTCTCGACCGAGTCGCTCCAGGTGAAGATTCTGGAGGGCGTCAACCAGTATCTTGCCGGACAGCCCTTGGAGACTGCGCTGGCCAATATCCAGCAGGCGATTGATGAGGCTGCGGCTAAGCGGCGGAAATCAGAGTGA
- a CDS encoding carbohydrate ABC transporter permease — protein MAKHKQLNRILAHLVLLLGAAAMILPFVWMVLTSFKSVTESTSMNPFIFFPKTWRVENYLEVWRQNDFLILYWNTFAMMALRVLCAVMFSAMAAYAFARLRFPGRDFCFSLVLFQMMVPTQIFIIPQYLMVDALGMRNTIFALLFPGLVSAFGTFLLRQFFMGLPKELEEAAKIDGCNIGQTFARIMLPLVRSGLVALGIFTALFSFKDLMWPMIVNTSSDAATLSSALAKIQSAFAVDYPELMAASVLAIWPMLLIYILFQRQFIEGIATSGGKL, from the coding sequence ATGGCCAAACATAAACAACTTAACCGTATCTTAGCCCACCTTGTGCTTCTCCTGGGAGCAGCCGCGATGATTCTGCCGTTCGTCTGGATGGTGCTGACCTCGTTCAAGTCGGTTACGGAGTCCACCTCGATGAATCCGTTTATCTTTTTCCCCAAGACCTGGCGGGTGGAGAATTATCTGGAGGTGTGGCGGCAGAATGATTTTTTGATCCTGTACTGGAACACCTTTGCGATGATGGCGCTTCGGGTGCTGTGCGCGGTGATGTTCAGCGCGATGGCGGCGTATGCTTTTGCCAGACTAAGATTTCCGGGACGTGACTTCTGCTTCAGTCTGGTGCTGTTCCAGATGATGGTGCCGACCCAGATTTTCATCATCCCGCAATATCTGATGGTCGATGCGCTGGGGATGCGCAATACGATCTTTGCGTTGCTGTTTCCAGGGCTGGTCAGTGCCTTCGGCACCTTCTTATTGAGACAATTCTTCATGGGCCTGCCTAAGGAGCTGGAGGAGGCGGCGAAGATCGACGGCTGCAATATCGGCCAGACCTTCGCCAGAATCATGCTCCCGCTGGTCCGCTCCGGTCTGGTGGCCCTCGGGATATTCACGGCCCTCTTCTCCTTCAAGGACCTGATGTGGCCGATGATCGTCAACACCAGCTCGGACGCGGCGACCCTCTCCTCGGCCCTGGCTAAGATTCAAAGCGCCTTCGCGGTGGACTACCCGGAGCTGATGGCGGCTTCCGTGCTGGCCATCTGGCCGATGCTGCTCATCTACATCCTGTTCCAGCGGCAATTTATCGAAGGGATTGCAACTTCGGGGGGCAAGCTCTGA
- a CDS encoding sugar ABC transporter substrate-binding protein has product MKKKSLATVLSILLTAATLTACGNGSSNSNNEAAAPSASASAEAAATQQASGEKVQLTYAIWDSNQEKGLRTIADEFESKNPDIKVDIEVTGWSDYWTMLEAGATGGSLPDVFWMHSNEIYRYANNGMLLDLTDRIGKSEDVKLENYPEGLNQIYNLGGKQYAVPKDFDTIGLWYNKTLFDQAGVKYPDENWTWDDLHSAAKALTKDGVYGFLAPMHNQEGYYNFVYQNGGTIITADKKSGYDDPKTIEALDFYVSFVRDGLSPEVYGDAERADLLKNGKAAMGLFGSWNLSGFTENEFMAKNFDVAVLPKKAAQASIYNGLGNAVDAKTKHPEEAWKFVEYLSSKTGQERQAELGVAISAYKGAADKWVDSNKTFNIKAFVDMVSYGVIRPYSNTTAVWEDKAYEALKPAFSGKVSVEEAARNAAKVMNESLAEEK; this is encoded by the coding sequence GTGAAGAAAAAAAGCTTAGCGACCGTATTGTCCATCCTGCTTACAGCGGCCACCTTGACCGCATGCGGCAATGGTAGCAGCAACAGCAATAACGAGGCGGCTGCACCATCGGCAAGCGCGTCCGCAGAGGCAGCGGCTACACAGCAAGCAAGCGGAGAGAAGGTCCAACTGACCTACGCGATCTGGGATTCCAATCAGGAGAAGGGGCTGCGGACTATTGCCGATGAATTCGAGAGCAAGAACCCGGACATCAAGGTCGATATTGAGGTGACCGGCTGGTCCGATTATTGGACGATGCTGGAAGCGGGAGCGACCGGCGGCTCGCTGCCGGATGTCTTCTGGATGCATTCCAATGAGATCTACCGCTATGCGAACAACGGCATGCTGCTTGATCTGACAGACCGCATCGGTAAGAGCGAAGACGTCAAGCTGGAGAATTACCCGGAAGGCCTGAACCAGATCTATAATCTGGGGGGCAAGCAATATGCGGTTCCGAAGGATTTCGATACCATCGGGCTATGGTACAACAAGACGCTGTTTGACCAGGCGGGTGTGAAATACCCGGATGAGAACTGGACCTGGGATGATCTGCACAGCGCAGCGAAAGCGCTCACCAAGGACGGGGTATACGGCTTCCTCGCGCCGATGCACAACCAGGAGGGGTATTACAACTTCGTCTATCAAAATGGCGGCACCATTATTACAGCGGATAAGAAGTCAGGCTATGACGATCCGAAGACGATCGAAGCGCTGGATTTCTATGTAAGCTTTGTACGTGACGGGCTGTCGCCAGAGGTGTACGGGGATGCCGAGCGCGCCGATCTGCTGAAGAACGGTAAGGCGGCAATGGGCCTGTTCGGTTCATGGAACCTGAGCGGGTTCACAGAGAATGAGTTCATGGCGAAGAATTTCGATGTGGCCGTCCTGCCCAAGAAGGCTGCGCAGGCTTCCATCTATAACGGCCTCGGCAATGCGGTTGATGCCAAGACGAAGCATCCGGAGGAAGCGTGGAAGTTCGTGGAATACTTAAGCTCCAAGACAGGCCAGGAGCGCCAGGCGGAGCTGGGCGTTGCCATCTCGGCGTACAAAGGCGCGGCTGACAAGTGGGTGGATTCGAACAAGACCTTCAACATCAAGGCATTCGTTGACATGGTCAGCTATGGCGTAATCCGTCCATATTCCAATACTACGGCTGTCTGGGAAGACAAGGCTTATGAAGCGCTGAAGCCGGCATTCTCCGGCAAGGTGTCTGTAGAGGAAGCAGCCCGTAATGCAGCCAAAGTGATGAATGAGAGTCTGGCGGAAGAGAAATAA